Proteins from a genomic interval of Lelliottia amnigena:
- the glpR_4 gene encoding Transcriptional regulators of sugar metabolism: MKQTQRHDAIIELVKKQGYVSTEELVEQFAVSPQTIRRDLNDLADQNRILRHHGGAALPSSSVNTSWHDRKATQTAEKERIAHKVASQIPNGATLFIDIGTTPEAVAHALLNHENLRIVTNNLNVANTLMQKEDFRIILAGGELRSRDGGIIGEATLDFISQFRLDFGILGISGIDSDGSLLEFDYHEVRTKRAIIDNSRHVMLVVDHSKFGRNAMVNMGSISMVNAVYTDVMPPAGVLQVIKDNNVQLELC, translated from the coding sequence ATGAAACAGACACAGCGACATGACGCCATAATCGAACTGGTTAAAAAACAGGGATACGTCAGCACCGAAGAGTTGGTTGAGCAATTTGCCGTTAGCCCGCAGACCATCCGCCGTGATTTGAACGATCTGGCCGACCAGAACCGAATTTTGCGCCATCACGGCGGTGCGGCTTTGCCCTCCAGCTCGGTGAACACGTCATGGCACGACCGTAAAGCGACGCAAACGGCCGAGAAAGAGCGCATTGCCCATAAAGTGGCAAGCCAAATTCCTAACGGCGCGACGCTGTTTATCGATATCGGGACCACGCCAGAAGCGGTGGCGCATGCGCTGCTCAACCATGAAAATCTGCGCATCGTGACGAACAACCTGAACGTGGCCAATACGCTGATGCAGAAAGAAGATTTCCGCATCATTCTGGCAGGTGGCGAATTGCGTAGCCGCGACGGTGGAATTATCGGTGAGGCGACGCTCGACTTTATCTCTCAGTTCCGCCTCGATTTCGGCATTCTGGGGATCAGCGGCATCGACAGCGACGGTTCGTTGCTGGAGTTTGATTATCACGAAGTCCGCACCAAACGCGCGATTATCGACAATTCCCGCCACGTTATGCTGGTGGTGGATCACTCCAAGTTTGGGCGTAATGCGATGGTGAACATGGGCAGCATCAGCATGGTGAATGCGGTATATACCGATGTGATGCCGCCAGCGGGCGTGTTGCAGGTGATTAAAGATAACAACGTGCAATTAGAGCTGTGCTGA